CCGAATCCACCGGTACCATCTGGAAGAGAAACAAAGACGCAAATAGACATCTCTTTCTCTTGTATCCTTTCGAGTTCTAGCACAACCATTCCCATCTTTGGTCTCCTTTTTCCTGGAAAACTCATGCATTGTAGTGTCAGTCTGATCAAATCCCTCATTCCCTCTGTGGTAAACCTTCCAACTAGCCGGTGGTCCACAAAATCATTTGAAATCAATCGTGATTCCACCTTCACAGattaacaaagaaacaaagcaaTAGAAGTCAATTATTGACTGTAATTGACTCTCATTCAAGGCCATATTGTTCTCaccaaaaatttcagatttgagcTGGAATGAAATTCCTTTTTGGTTACATTTCCTTTCAAGCAACTTACTAAATGACAGTCAATAATTGACTTATAttgctttgtttctttgttaataTGTGAAGGTGGAATCACGATTGATTTCAAATGATTTTGTGGACAACCGGCTAGTTGGAAGGTTTACCGCAGAGGGAATGAGGGATTTGATCAGACTGACACTACAATGCATTAGTTTTCCAGGAAAAAGGAGACCAAAGATGGGAATGGTTGTGCTAGAACTCGAAAGGATACAAGAGAAAGAGATGTCTATTTGCGTCTTTGTTTCTCTTCCAGATATTTCTACAACCAATTTCAAGTTTGAATCGAATTTTGGGAAATTTTGAATTCAGATGGTACCGATGGATTCGGATGATCATCTATGATATGTTTATAAGTACATAGCGCTTGGAAATTCTGTTATGGCATTGAACCTTTTCTACCCCAATGCATGCTTCTCATGTGTATGCTTGTTCGGCATTTTAGCCTTTAGACCAGGAGCCAGGAGCAGATTTTGATGAGATTTTGTTACGATTTTAGGGGGATATGGAAACAGAAATACTTATTGCTCAGTGTTTTTCAAATTTACGTCAATATATAAATGTCAAAATCTCCTCTCCACTAACGTTTAGCAAGTTAAAAGCTTTGTTGTGTTCCCCACAACTTTGGGATTTGCTGATTGCTTGTATTAGTCACAGTTGTTGAATGAAAGTTtccattttcataaaaaataaaaaaaaaacaaaaaaaaaaaaacaaacaaacaaaccagtACTACACTTTTGTTTTTACGAAAGTAGCTTTTATTTCCAACTATAAATAAGTACTaacttaataaattataaataaagactattaatttaaataatacatattaaatttAGCATTCATTTGAAGCTCCTACGATTGGCCATGTAGTTGCCATAAGTGCTCAACAAAGTCCGATTGGAGTTGACAATGATTTCCTCAGTCTCTAATACGTTGACGATTACAAATAAACTTCGAAAGCATATCTGGTTCAAGAGGATTTGCATTGAGTTGTTCATAATCGAAGTCCAAAGTGTCTTGTTCATCTTCAATAATCATGTTATGGAGAATTATGCATGCTTTCATAATTTGTTTGAGCTcaggtattttgaaaaatcgTGCAGGCTGACGCACAATTGCAAATCGTGCTTGCAACACTCCAAATGCACGCTCTACGTCCTTTCTTGCAGACTCTTATGCTGCAGCAAAATGTTTCTTCTTGGCTCCTAGTGGGGCTGAGATTGTTTTTACAAATGTTGACCATTGCGGGTATATACCATCGGCAAGGTAATATCCCATCGTGTAGTCATGACCATTAATAGAGTAATTGACTCGAGGACCACGCCCTTGAGCAAGCTTAGtaaatataaaagatttatCCAACACGTTGATGTCATTGTTAGACCCAGGTAACCCAAAAAATGCATGCCATATCCAAAGATCATATGAAGCAACTGCTTCCAAGATAATAGTTGCTTCACGTTTATGGCCAGAATACATACCTCTCCATGATGTCGGGCAATTTTTCCACTTCCAGTGCATGCAGTCGATGCTCCCCAACATCCCAGGAAAACCACAACTTTGGCCCTCCGCTAGCAATCTCGCAATATCATGATTTGTTGGTGACCTCAAGTACACATCGGAGTAAAGAGAAACCACTGCTTGAGCAAACAGTTTTAGACTATCCATTGATGTGCTTTCAGAGAGCCTTAGATATTCATCCACATAATCACCAGTTACTCCATATGCTAGCATCCTGAGTGCAGCGGCAATCTTTTGAAGGGAAGAAAAACCAAGTATTCCAGCGGCATTTCTTTCTTGGACGAAGTATGGCTCGTAATCTTCAACCTCAGATACAATACGAAGAAAAAGAGGACGCCTCATACGGAACCTCCTTCGAAATAGCCTAGGAGGGTATATTGGTGACTCTGCAAAATAATCGAGCACAAGCCTTTTCGTGGCCTTGCAACCGATTACGCACGATGTGCCTACGACGTTTGGTACCACCACGATGTGATGTTGATCCTTCTTCTTCCAACGCCCTCGTAATTATCTCTAaatcatcatcagagtcatcaTGAAGgattttgagaagaaaagagCGACTCTTAAAGAAAAAACGAGCCATACAATAAAAATAGAGATTGAATGGAAATAAGTATTAGTTGGGGTGAATGATAATTGTGGAGGAAATGGTCTTACTTATGTAAAGCATACGACATATTTTTTTGCCAAAATATGGCcgttagaaaaaagaaaaaaaaattatcaaaaatatgaccgttaggaaaTACaactaattttcaaaaatataaccgttaggaaaaaacaaaatttcaaaaatatgaccgttaggataaaacaaatatgcacAAATATGATCGTTAGCAgaagacaattttttaaaaatatgaccattagaataagatattcaaacattcaaaaaattttaaatagataaataataaaaaatttgaaaaaatattatttaaatggaaattccatttgactagtaaaatttggtgaggctcctgggggaattttaataaagtgactcaccagaatagaaaaaagtaatttttagttattttggtgagtaaaatttggtgagactactagaaatgctcttaCGCCAGCCGATATAAAATAAGCATGAGACTGGCATtactttaaaagaaaataaaagccaATTAAAACTTCTCTTTGTTCGGTGTAAAATATATATGACAAATGAAAGTAAAGAATATCATTACTTTAAAAGTATTGGCttggtttgttaattttttttttttcttctcaaaacaaaaatattaatattcaactcaaaatacaaaatactcataaaaaattcaaaattgcaTTTACCTTTCTGTCACACCAGACCAccttttcacacacacacataaaaaaaaaaaaactcattaatttcaaTACCCTTGCTCCAGTCACGATTTCAATAGAATTTGCACACAGAATTGGTAGATTCAGTCCCCTAATACAATCTCAAAACATGCTTTGGTAATTGGCAGGACAAATTTCCAAAATTCAATTCAATAACAGAAACCCTAGAAATCAAAACTCACGACGACTGGTGCAAGTTTAATGCTTCATGCCAATAAATTAACTAAACTCACGACAGAGAGATACTTGGAAGGGTTACCGGACCTTTCCTGCCGTGGATTTGTGGGTGACAACAGTGACTATTTTCTCAATCCAGGGCTTTTGTTGATGTTCCCAATCGGAAATTTTATGCCGAATAGGCCCATGGAATAGTAGAAGTGTAAATCCAATCAGTTATAACCGGCCGGTAACCAAAAAACCGGTTTGGTATCCAGTTGAAAATAACCGATAACTGGCTACCCGGAGCCAATTacctattttaacattttaataTACCCGGTTATAACCGGAAAACccggtatatatatacacccggTTACCATTCACTTTCAGTTTCCAGCTTCAGCCGACACTCCACAGTACAAAGCTCAGTTGCCATTCGCCATTCGTCATTCTAGGATATATAGAGCTAAATGACTACCTTACAAGCAAAATCTTCCCTTCCCCCTTCCCCCTTCCCTTGGGttaatttcttattaaaaaaacaaatttacaaGCAAATCCTAAGTTTCATCTAGAAAACGTTATGATGCCACTAATTCGGCAATTCCACGACAACCCTCCAACAAATATCCGGTTCTCTTCCTTCCCGGCCATCAACCTCTCTCACGCTCACGCActgaaaaaaattgatgaaagaaCAACGTAAATTCGACGAACATTTAACAGAGTGACGAGTAACGAAAACCCTAAGTCCTGTTTGCTTTCCAggaaaggaaattaaaaattagaagcCGAAGGGGAATGGTGGTGCTCACCCCAATGACTTAGTCTTTGCGACTGTGTTCTTTTGATTTCAGCATCCGACCATTTTGAAGTGCTACGCTTCTTTCGAATCGCAACAGCTCTTTCTTCAACATGGTCGCACTGTGGTGAGCCTTCTACaacgagtaattctacatgcgATATAAATGTTTATTAAGTGTCCATTAAATGATAAagtgacatttaaaattaccattgagcgtatgattaattaaatagtgattttaaaagacaccTCATTATTTGATAGATACTTGATAGACATTTATAtcacatgtagaattactcttcCACAACCGATTGTTCTTGTAAAACCAGGCCACCATTCCTACACAACTTCCATATAGGTGTTGTAGACACTGCCGCTTGAGATTCTGCAGATAGTGGATCTACTTCAGAATTGCTTGAAATGTTATTACCCAGTCCGGATAACTGGGTATCAACCGGGGTAGCTAATTAATTTGGTACTCGATTATTGGAACCAGTTGGTAATTTTCAATAACCGGCTACCCGAAGCCGGTTACcagttttagccaataatcTGGAAACAACTCTGAGTTTTTACCCTCATGGAATGAAATGATTATTCTTACAAAATAATCTcattcatttgtttggttgcacACCATTCTTCGGAATAGTCATTCCTACAATTATTTTTGGGCTATTCCTaggaagagtaatgctagaaacaaCATTTTTATCCTCTAATTATCCTACAATGCTTATGTGGCAGTCCCAACCAACTTGGTttccatctttctttctttcttttttctttttttttttttttttttttttttaagaaagtaatATTAtgtaccatatttttatcttacaacaaTCCTACAATAaagggtgaaaatgcggatgtGGATGCGATTATTAACAATATCTGCATCCGCATAATGCGGCTATCACTTTTAGGCATCTACATCCATAACATGCGCTTACTATCTGCATCCGCACTTTTATTGCAGTTATTATTCGATATCCGCATATGATGTAATAGACGTTTTttattactatctaaatctatatgcaaattaaataatacgGTTATTACTTTACagaagcttaaataaattaatatttcacttgttacacaattcacgatTATCAACCATAGAGGTTCATTATCTCATAAAGTAATCGAGATTTGGATTAtccaaagaaagaaaggaatatataaaataaaaataaaaaaatccttaaCATAACCTAAAAGTCTTaagcttaccaaattcaaaacgaccacattttaatgaatttaattaaatataaaaaatatatatattatatatataaaggaaatgcGAATGCAATTATTAATAACATTTGTATACCCTAAAACCGCTATTCGTATTTATATATGTAGATAATGGGTTTTGATAACCACATTTTGCGTATGCAGATTACGGATAGTAGTTATGTGCAGATTGCGAATGTGGACGGTTATTATCCGCTTACATTTTCACCCCTATCTACAATGCTGATGTGGTAATTCAACCAGCCTTTGAATTAATCAttgtttaaacaaataaataaattcatggGCTAGTTGAGACTGCCACATCAGCATTATGAAAaagttgtaagataaaaatgtagtatttaacattttttcttttaagaattttgattaATTCCACTGAGAacatgtgttgtcaccaaacaaaataatatgaatGATCACTCCATTCCAATTTTTTATATTCCCAATAAATACCTGCAATTTCTCCAGCTCTTTTTCATCTCTTGTTCAACTCTTTTTTAAATCCACTATTAAATCTGTATATGAGTTCAAGAGATTCAATGGTAAatctggtaaaaaaaaaaatggatggagTTGGATGGGAGAAggaaaaatagcatttctcattgaGTAATACCAattaattttggaaaaatagcatttctcatacaATACTGATATGTTAGTCTCAACCAACCATTCAATTCCAATGAGAacatgtgttgtcaccaaaaaaaaaaaagaaggattttattatgtattaCATTGTGCTTACTACAGTAATCGATTTTAAACCTAATTGCATTAAATATATAGTTTAGGATcgcgtttttaaaattttacaatttgaaaatataaaaaaatatgtatttttaaattgcagttacattaaaattttaaatgttaacctaactacaattttataaaattgctTTGAAGCTGCTGTTGCTCTTACAAGTTGGATGTACGGAGAGAACGAGGGAGAAGACAACAGAGTCGTTAAAATCGTTGAATCTTCACAAGAATAGGTTGGAGTGCATGGACTGATTTTAAAGATCTGAAAGGCAATTTTAATAAAGGTGTTAGTCATTTTTTCACATTGTAATGTAATATaatacgaatatatatatatatatatatatatatatatatatatatatatatatcaaattgaAAGATTCCttgatatatatttcaaaaaaggaTTGAGAATAAGTCCCCGCATGTTGCCCACCAAATAATTGGAATTGGATCGGGACTAGGCATCGCTCGCCAAAGGAGAAAAATTGCCTAGCTGCCATTCACACCGCATAGGATAAACGGGTGGCGACCTGAGCTGGCTATCGGGTCAGCGATCGCCTCAACCATTCGAAAAAACCGCGACCTGCTCCTTAGGAACTCTCTTAGAGCCTCGAGAACACTAAGCATAAGGAGGATTGAGTAGACGTACTAGTAACCGATGTGACAATTAATAAATGCAGCATTAAATGATAGGATCACTGAATGTAGGGAGAGAGCGAACAAGCGAAGACTAGCCGTTGGAAGAAGAGGCGAGGAAGGGTCGGACTTGAAGTCATTATGAAGTAGGCTGGGTcaaaaataatagagaaaagaTTGAGGTAAGAGGTAATTTTTGCATAGAGAACACACTGGAACACGAGTCTTCTAAAGGTTTTCTCTCTAAAGATCATCATCTGACTTGCGCATCGGAGCTATCGCCCTCCAACAAGCTCTTTTGTCtgatttcttttgtatttgCAGCGATCCCTTGAAGATGGCAGTTTTAAGGGTGCCACTAGGCGACATAGGAGACATCGACTCAGAAATTGTTCTAACAAAGTATATTAGAatgcattaaaagaaaaacaaaacaaaaaaaaaaaatcaacaattgaaaaatgaaacagaggaggaaaagaaaaaagacaaagaaaccCATAACTTCGCATTGTCCCCTGTTTTGAATATTATTCcctaaaataaccaaaaaattgcaaattttttccattttaagtAGAGATCATAGAGACCTAACCAAATATAGAAAGACCACTCCACCTCTGCGAAGGCCGGAGAAGCCCCACTGAAACAACCGGACAAAACACCCCTCTTTTGTTTCCCCTTCGAGGAAGGCGCCTTAGAAACCAGCGACCCACCCTTTGCTTCAATAAACTTCAGCAACTACCGCAACTCACCCATCACCCGAGACCATCTCCAACCTTTACGGCCTTCAAGGATCCAATTAATCCCTTTACGACCACCCTTTGCATAGTTAGCCACCTCAAGATAACGGCTGGCCTTGTTACCACCCCAATGAACCATCAAAGGTTTCGGATCTTTGCAGTAGGATGAGACGAAATCCTTCTTCACTGGAGCCTTCAACGCCTCCTCAGCCGTGGCCAACAACCACTCAGAGCATTGAAACCCCAGAAAAAGATACCCATAGAACCCCTTCATCCTTTCCTCCAAACGAAGCACAGACACATCTGCCTTCACTGAAAAGGAGAAATTTTTGGCTTCCACAGAGAAACGACGCTCCATCTCAGCCTTGTTTATTGAGCCtcagagaagaagaaactccacGGAGACATAATCGCTGAGCAGCACCTCAGAAGGGATGAAACAACCAGAGAACTCACCCAGAGCAGCTCCATTGGAAACACCGAATATCCTAATAGTCTGCATTAACAAACTCCTCCGCTGCAAGAACTCTAACATCGCTTGACGACGAACTCCAAAAAAGAGAAAGCGAAACAAATCTCTAATGTGACATGCCTTCACGCGCCACCGCTAGGGTgaaaagagagagtgagagagagagagaggttacgAGAGCTTATGGGGTGAGTCTTTGAAAACacattaggagggggtgggatgAATTTCTCTAGTTTCACTAGTCTGGAGGTGGGTGGTGGCTCCTGTACCAGGTTCTAGCATTacttgtggtgtggagatcATCTTTTGAAGAAATCGTTTCCAGAGTTATTTTGCCTTGCAAGGCGTACGGATGCTTTGGTGGCTAACCTTAGGAGTGTCAGCAACGATTTGGTTTATTGGGACATTAACTTCATCAGGttggtgcatgattgggaggtggactaCATctctttctttaatgttttgtaTTCCAGTAGCTAGGGTGGGTCGGGTTGGCGAGCATAGACTACTATGTTGGACGCCCTCAAAAAGTACATATTTTGAGGTCAAATCCTTTTATAAAGTTCTTCTCCCTAATGGTGACTCCCTTTTTCCctggaagagcatttggagaatGAAGACCCCCTTCAGAGGTTGGCCTTCTTCACTTACAAAGCTTCCCTTAGGAAAACTCTCATTTTGGATAATCTTAGCAAGCCTCAGATCATAGTGATAGATTTGGTACAATATGTGTAAAAATAGTGAGGAAACCCTGAATcatattcttcttcattgtgaaaaaaaagaaaaaaaaaaagaaaaaaaagaagaagaaaaaaaaaagatcgatTCGTACAATATGCGTAAAAAAAGTGAGGAAACACCAAATTTCAGATCACCTAAGGTTAAGTCGAGCAGCTACATACATcgaaccaaagaaaaaaaagaagcaaatgcatatataaagaaaaaggagaaaacacAAGTTATATATAGAAGGTTTCAAGATTCAAGAATTCAACCTATTTCTCTATCTGTTCTGAGGAAGACTtgttatgagaaatcaaagtgtTCAGGAATCCATTTATTTTAAGTCTCATAATTGACCTAATGCAGCTTGACTAGAAGGTGAATTTGCTTGATGGATAGTGCCTTTCAAGGCAGTGTCCTGAGCATATACCATCAATCACATATTCACGTTAGCTGCCTCAAGATAAAGGCATTCTTATAATATAAGATATCTTCGAAGTCAATCAAATATATTCCATAACATTACAAAGATTGTAAGAGGGAATTGAAGCcatcaaaaatacccatgccctTTATAACAACAAGATCCCTAttttactcttttctttttcgtccCAATTTTTGGAGGTGTAGGAGACGAGTAGTAAAATATATGCGACTACATGAGTCAGGTATTCTGTTTGAAGTAAATAATTGGTGTCATGTATCaatatttgaaatcattttctaggAGAATACATGTCCAggtgaaaacaaaacaagatgATGCATATGCATTGAATCAAAAGTCGAGAAATACCTCAATTTGGAAGTCAAAATGTTAAAACTTTTTAGCACCACACACATTCTCAGATTGACTTCCAACCTCCACAAGATCCATCTTACCCTGATACACATTCAGCAGTTCAGGAACATTGTCCTGAAATTTGATCAAATACTTCTCCACAAAGTACCTCTCACTAGGTAGCATGAAAGATGCTGAGGACAAATCATTCTTGACCAAACCATTCGCTTGTAAAATCTGAATAACTGAAAACCTAGGCATTATCCTCTTCTCCAAGCTGAAAGATAGAACTGAAGGATTAATAGCAATATTAGTAGATGGCCAACCAATTTTGTTCACAAGGAAGTCCATTGCTTTCGTGATCTTCTCTTCCGATAAAAGCATACAATTCGGATGCCTTTTAAATGCTGAGAGGGCCATGTCCTTCGACCAACCCCACCTCTTATAAAGCTCCAACTTTGACTCCAACTTTGGTTTACGCATCTTCACTAACGCTTGGATTGCCAGGACAAACACCGTTTTCGATGGATCGAATCCCATTTCCGTAACCTCGTCGACAGCCTCAACAAACCTAGTATGCGTAGTGAACGCTTCAGCAGGATAATTACTTACCAAGGAAGAAATGGCAGATTGAGGCACTCCAAGTTGTCTCAAAAGTGCAATGTTAGGAGCCATATTATTTGTCACACTATATAGAAAAGCCCGTGGTGAGCGCTTCAAAGTTGTAAGGACTTTCTCCTTGACAAGAAGTACACTCCTGAGGAAATCATAGCAGGGGATTAGTTGTTTCTTTAAGCTTCTCGCGAACAAACGTGGGGTAGAAGAGAGGATCCCAGGGAGGTCAGAGCTCGAAACCCCCAAAGAACGGAAAAACTCAATCTTGGGCAAAAGGGTCTTCTCAGGATCAGATAAAAGAAAGTGTGGGTGTGCCCTGACAACTTTGGAAATCTGGGTATGCGTGAATCCATTCTCTTTGAGAAGATTAAGCACTGAGTCCGGTCTCTCTGGGTTCTCAAAGTCCATCCTCTGGGATGCTAAAATAGCAGATTTTGGGGACAACCCACATGAGTTCACGAGGTAAGACGCTGTAAAAGAatgttcttcttcttgttgtttttcgTTAGATTCATATAATCCTATCGATGCGAATGATTTAAGAATAAAGAAAgcatttttctggaaaa
Above is a genomic segment from Alnus glutinosa chromosome 12, dhAlnGlut1.1, whole genome shotgun sequence containing:
- the LOC133852504 gene encoding uncharacterized protein LOC133852504, which encodes MRRPLFLRIVSEVEDYEPYFVQERNAAGILGFSSLQKIAAALRMLAYGVTGDYVDEYLRLSESTSMDSLKLFAQAVVSLYSDVYLRSPTNHDIARLLAEGQSCGFPGMLGSIDCMHWKWKNCPTSWRGMYSGHKREATIILEAVASYDLWIWHAFFGLPGSNNDINVLDKSFIFTKLAQGRGPRVNYSINGHDYTMGYYLADGIYPQWSTFVKTISAPLGAKKKHFAAA
- the LOC133852196 gene encoding transcription termination factor MTERF9, chloroplastic-like isoform X2, with amino-acid sequence MDFENPERPDSVLNLLKENGFTHTQISKVVRAHPHFLLSDPEKTLLPKIEFFRSLGVSSSDLPGILSSTPRLFARSLKKQLIPCYDFLRSVLLVKEKVLTTLKRSPRAFLYSVTNNMAPNIALLRQLGVPQSAISSLVSNYPAEAFTTHTRFVEAVDEVTEMGFDPSKTVFVLAIQALVKMRKPKLESKLELYKRWGWSKDMALSAFKRHPNCMLLSEEKITKAMDFLVNKIGWPSTNIAINPSVLSFSLEKRIMPRFSVIQILQANGLVKNDLSSASFMLPSERYFVEKYLIKFQDNVPELLNVYQGKMDLVEVGSQSENVCGAKKF
- the LOC133852196 gene encoding transcription termination factor MTERF15, mitochondrial-like isoform X1; its protein translation is MLALLSSREVLSHKSRRSQLGFFQKNAFFILKSFASIGLYESNEKQQEEEHSFTASYLVNSCGLSPKSAILASQRMDFENPERPDSVLNLLKENGFTHTQISKVVRAHPHFLLSDPEKTLLPKIEFFRSLGVSSSDLPGILSSTPRLFARSLKKQLIPCYDFLRSVLLVKEKVLTTLKRSPRAFLYSVTNNMAPNIALLRQLGVPQSAISSLVSNYPAEAFTTHTRFVEAVDEVTEMGFDPSKTVFVLAIQALVKMRKPKLESKLELYKRWGWSKDMALSAFKRHPNCMLLSEEKITKAMDFLVNKIGWPSTNIAINPSVLSFSLEKRIMPRFSVIQILQANGLVKNDLSSASFMLPSERYFVEKYLIKFQDNVPELLNVYQGKMDLVEVGSQSENVCGAKKF